A genomic window from Oceanobacillus timonensis includes:
- a CDS encoding GntR family transcriptional regulator, translated as MSTQFRSDKPIFLQVREQIEDQIVNDQLKEGEQAPSTNQLVQFYKINHATISKGVTQLVDEGILYKKRGVGMFVAEGAKQKLVQKRKQDFMEDYVIGLVQEAEKLRITEDEIIDLIKKAKKGDNA; from the coding sequence ATGTCCACACAATTTCGAAGTGATAAACCTATTTTTCTCCAAGTCCGGGAACAGATTGAAGACCAGATTGTCAATGATCAGCTGAAAGAAGGCGAGCAAGCCCCTTCCACCAATCAGCTGGTGCAATTTTATAAAATTAATCACGCCACTATTTCCAAAGGCGTTACACAGCTTGTAGACGAAGGCATTTTATACAAAAAGCGGGGTGTCGGCATGTTTGTCGCAGAAGGAGCAAAACAAAAACTCGTTCAAAAACGAAAGCAGGACTTTATGGAAGATTACGTTATCGGCTTAGTCCAGGAAGCAGAGAAGCTTCGTATTACAGAGGATGAAATTATTGATTTAATTAAAAAAGCAAAAAAGGGGGATAACGCATGA